One window of Aspergillus oryzae RIB40 DNA, chromosome 3 genomic DNA carries:
- a CDS encoding putative serine/threonine protein kinase (serine/threonine protein kinase) has translation MDPPRGSKFLDPTSAMAAITKHKAEAIKLAREQGVAVQEMCRRAKTDTPPYEFEELIGKGAYGRVYKGHQLPSRKVVAIKVMDIDSLDYKSVRDFRDESIKDFIHETKVMKQVKDSGAKNINEIIEAISIHSQLWLVCEYCPGGSVRTLMRATGDQLDEKFLIPVARELAAGLRAIHDAGIIHRDIKAANILIHEEGRLQICDFGVAGVLQSQLDKRSTWIGTPHWMPPEMFSTRGEAHKYGSEIDVWAYGCTLFEIATGNPPNSNLRERMQIGRQLNRVAPKLENAKYSEGLKDIVSYVLESNPSNRPTMADVQLHAYIADTEEAYPTASLSELVRIYYQWSQRGGQRISLFHPGGAAAAEMPGTTMDSDSDWNFSTTDGFERRFSVIDLDQIAASLAEMEDEISTTNMQPPRESFDDPAERAMTKEDQANFDERVRRGAEAMEGLFNEEKPSYTRATPFGKITLAYQIRLCSPSHSRLPSQQRT, from the exons ATGGATCCTCCTCGTGGCTCTAAGTTCCTGGACCCGACGTCTGCCATGGCCGCTATTACGAAGCACAAAGCAGAGGCCATCAAGCTTGCGCGTGAGCAGGGCGTCGCGGTCCAGGAGATGTGTCGTAGAGCGAAAACTGATACTCCCCCGTATGAATTCGAGGAGTTGATTGGCAAAGGTGCTTATGGTCGCGTTTACAAAGGCCACCAACTGCCCTCGCGCAAAGTGGTTGCGATCAAAGTCATGGATATTGATTCGTTGGACTACAAGAGTGTTCGGGACTTCCGCGACGAATCTATAAAAGACTTCATTCATGAGACGAAGGTCATGAAACAGGTTAAAGATTCAGgagcaaagaatatcaacgaAATAATTGAAGCTATCTCTATTCACTCGCAGCTGTGGTTGGTGTGTGAGTACTGCCCCGGTGGAAGCGTCAGGACATTG ATGAGAGCTACGGGTGATCAACTTGATGAAAAGTTTCTCATCCCTGTAGCCCGTGAGCTTGCTGCTGGCTTACGTGCTATCCACGACGCTGGCATCATTCACCGAGATATCAAAG CGGCCAATATCCTGATTCACGAGGAGGGTCGATTGCAAATTTGCGACTTCGGTGTGGCTGGAGTGCTACAATCACAGTTGGACAAGCGGTCGACCTGGATTGGAACACCCCACTGGATGCCACCAGAGATGTTTTCTACGCGCGGCGAAGCACACAAATATGGTAGCGAG ATCGATGTATGGGCCTATGGCTGCACGCTGTTCGAAATCGCAACGGGAAACCCCCCGAACTCAAATTTGCGAGAGCGAATGCAGATAGGAAGACAACTTAACCGCGTCGCTCCCAAATTGGAAAATGCCAAATACAGTGAAGGGCTTAAAGACATTGTCTCTTATGTGTTAGAATCAAACCCTTCTAATCGACCAACCATGGCAGACGTACAATTGCATGCATATATTGCGGATACTGAGGAGGCCTATCCCACAGCGTCTCTGAGTGAGCTAGTGCGAATCTATTATCAGTGGTCGCAGCGGGGAGGACAGCGGATCTCCTTATTCCACCCTGGAGGCGCAGCGGCCGCGGAGATGCCAGGCACAACTATGGACTCAGATAGCGACTGGAATTTCAGTACCACTGATGGGTTTGAACGAAGATTCTCTGTCATTGACCTTGACCAGATAGCTGCATCTTTGGCAGAGATGGAGGACGAAATTAGCACTACTAATATGCAGCCTCCACGAGAATCATTCGACGATCCGGCTGAGCGGGCAATGACCAAGGAAGACCAAGCTAACTTCGATGAGCGTGTCCGACGAGGCGCCGAAGCTATGGAGGGACTTTTCAATGAAGAGAAACCAAGCTATAC gagagcCACCCCGTTTGGCAAGATAACTCTGGCGTATCAGATCCGACTCTGCAGTCCGAGCCATTCCCGACTGCCATCCCAACAAAGGACTTAG